One Nocardia farcinica genomic region harbors:
- a CDS encoding transposase, producing MMPHRSYRKVSPEVRKAAVEQVVALTGTLRSETEACKVVAEQIGVHANSVRNWVRAAEGPSLERMDVIALRRKVALLQQQLAAAAEMNRTLADTLNEARRRT from the coding sequence ATGATGCCGCATCGTTCGTATCGCAAGGTCTCGCCCGAGGTGCGCAAGGCGGCGGTCGAGCAGGTCGTCGCCCTGACCGGCACGCTGCGCAGCGAGACCGAGGCCTGCAAGGTGGTGGCCGAGCAGATCGGCGTGCACGCCAACTCGGTGCGCAATTGGGTGCGTGCCGCCGAGGGACCGAGTCTCGAGCGGATGGACGTCATCGCGTTGCGGCGGAAAGTGGCCCTGCTGCAACAGCAGCTGGCGGCGGCCGCGGAGATGAACCGCACCCTGGCCGACACCCTCAACGAAGCCCGTCGGCGCACGTGA
- a CDS encoding peptidoglycan DD-metalloendopeptidase family protein, whose product MSARGVLWFALGTVVGLIALVLVVVLPSVEDPCEGSSLLGGGPSALPPLGGYPAGDPRAADPSPAQANPTLTATPSLAAGAGPIRRTLPMAVGTFTVSDVFGSRGGGHKGVDMAAADGTPIFSVSDGRVVAAGPASGFGNWIVVDSVDVNGRSYSAVYGHMWDHGVLVRAGDTVRAGQQIGAVGSAGESSGPHLHFEIVPGGRFTGGRQIDPMPWLDGAPTPDLGGAQWYSADPRCSLGFGSPGGALAPGKVPPELEVWYRRAGSLCPEITPSLLAAQGRQESGFRRDATSPAGAQGLAQFLPGTAASASPIDGRPYVLDADGNGAASVWDDGDAIMGQGRYMCSLAAKIRQWQAEGRVQGDVTALALAAYNAGEGAVLASGGMPNQYAAHYSETRPYVANILAMEPQYRAPGSLGRFTPEEGERGPQILEAAHEWLGTPYVWGGGGPQGPSNGGMDGPGLTAAAVFAASGGEVMLPRTAEQQWEFGEEVSMGKAQPGDLVFSDFGPRGPARVGVYAGEGRMIQSAPAGQDSRAGGVSELPVPGDARVRRVL is encoded by the coding sequence GTGAGCGCCCGCGGCGTGCTGTGGTTCGCGCTCGGGACCGTCGTCGGTCTCATCGCGTTGGTCCTGGTGGTGGTGTTGCCCTCGGTCGAGGACCCGTGCGAGGGTTCCTCGCTGCTGGGCGGTGGGCCGAGCGCGCTGCCGCCGCTGGGCGGCTACCCGGCGGGCGACCCGCGCGCCGCCGATCCGTCGCCCGCGCAGGCGAACCCGACCCTGACCGCCACGCCGTCACTGGCCGCAGGCGCGGGCCCGATCCGGCGCACGCTGCCGATGGCGGTCGGCACCTTCACCGTCTCCGACGTCTTCGGCTCCCGCGGCGGCGGGCACAAGGGCGTGGACATGGCCGCCGCCGACGGCACCCCGATCTTCTCGGTGTCCGACGGCCGGGTGGTCGCCGCCGGGCCCGCCTCCGGTTTCGGCAACTGGATCGTGGTGGACTCGGTCGATGTCAACGGCCGCTCGTATTCGGCGGTGTACGGGCACATGTGGGATCACGGTGTGCTGGTGCGGGCCGGTGACACGGTGCGCGCGGGACAGCAGATCGGAGCCGTCGGCTCGGCCGGGGAATCCAGCGGTCCGCATCTGCATTTCGAGATCGTGCCGGGCGGCCGCTTCACCGGCGGGCGCCAGATCGACCCGATGCCCTGGCTCGACGGCGCGCCGACACCGGATCTGGGCGGCGCGCAGTGGTACTCGGCCGACCCGCGGTGCAGCCTCGGCTTCGGCAGCCCGGGCGGCGCGCTCGCGCCCGGCAAGGTGCCGCCGGAACTCGAGGTCTGGTACCGCCGCGCCGGATCGCTGTGCCCGGAGATCACCCCGTCGCTGCTGGCGGCGCAGGGCAGGCAGGAATCCGGCTTCCGGCGCGACGCCACCTCGCCCGCGGGCGCGCAGGGCCTGGCGCAGTTCCTGCCCGGCACCGCCGCCTCCGCGAGCCCGATCGACGGCAGGCCCTACGTTCTCGACGCCGACGGCAACGGTGCGGCCAGCGTGTGGGACGACGGCGACGCCATCATGGGCCAGGGCCGGTACATGTGCTCCCTCGCCGCCAAGATCAGGCAGTGGCAGGCCGAGGGCCGGGTGCAGGGCGATGTCACCGCGCTCGCGCTCGCGGCCTACAACGCCGGTGAAGGGGCGGTGCTGGCCAGCGGCGGTATGCCGAACCAGTATGCGGCGCACTACTCCGAGACCCGGCCGTACGTGGCGAACATCCTCGCGATGGAACCGCAGTACCGCGCACCGGGCTCGCTGGGCCGGTTCACCCCGGAGGAGGGCGAGCGCGGCCCGCAGATCCTCGAGGCCGCCCACGAGTGGCTCGGCACGCCGTACGTGTGGGGCGGCGGTGGTCCGCAGGGGCCGAGCAACGGCGGGATGGACGGGCCTGGCCTGACCGCCGCGGCGGTGTTCGCGGCGTCCGGCGGCGAGGTGATGTTGCCGCGCACGGCCGAACAGCAGTGGGAGTTCGGCGAGGAGGTGTCGATGGGCAAGGCACAGCCCGGTGATCTGGTGTTCAGCGACTTCGGGCCGCGCGGGCCCGCGCGGGTCGGGGTGTACGCGGGGGAGGGGCGGATGATCCAGTCCGCGCCTGCCGGACAGGACAGCCGCGCCGGTGGGGTGAGCGAGCTCCCGGTGCCCGGCGACGCGCGGGTGCGGAGGGTGCTGTGA
- a CDS encoding type IV secretory system conjugative DNA transfer family protein, with translation MAKKKKVTDPAVPGPDLSLYAVYAGFALFGLLLIALHLGNQMMNPPQQLPVNPIEVVAGMARGKYTWPTGSTVIVLLVFACVAGVLVLRRQMAKRKSVGALPVDEKAHYMGTGGAIRALTEAGVREKAEQLGMKLGYNDAPGVPIGISVADGVMLYGSYEDLHLDIWGPRQGKSTSRVIPAILAAIGPVLSTSNKRDVVDATRDVREAKGSPTFVFDPQGVADESPSWYWNPLDWVDAHHEGCEMRAQRLAGHFADADNGGDSKKDEFFDPEAEDLLAALFLAAALGREPIVKVWEWVTNPVDTEPIELLRNAGHDLMASGLAMQYNADPRTRSGIFGTAKKMVRCLQLTNVHSWILPGTDPQTGLPRRQFDELEFIERNGTLYCLSLEGRGSAAPLVSALTEAVIDVAMRKASRSRGGRLPIPLLAVLDEAANVVRWKDLPKQYSHFGSRGIVVMTVLQSWAQGARCWGDAGMLALWSAANIKVLGSGVDDMNFLRDRSEAIGEYDSISASVSESKGGKSYSRSLSSSKTFSVNALTTLPRGRAIVFTSGQPAVLVRTVPWWEGEYAAEVKKSIAQHDPQRKTEIGDVIGSPALVKKDVPPPPDLRKGDVEEVRPL, from the coding sequence ATGGCGAAGAAGAAAAAGGTCACGGATCCGGCGGTACCCGGACCCGATCTCAGCCTGTACGCCGTCTACGCCGGCTTCGCGTTGTTCGGCCTGCTGCTGATCGCCCTGCACTTGGGCAACCAGATGATGAATCCGCCGCAGCAGTTGCCGGTCAACCCGATCGAGGTGGTCGCGGGCATGGCCCGCGGCAAGTACACCTGGCCCACCGGCTCGACGGTCATCGTGCTGCTGGTGTTCGCGTGCGTGGCCGGTGTGCTGGTGCTGCGCAGGCAGATGGCCAAACGCAAGTCGGTGGGTGCGCTGCCGGTGGACGAGAAGGCGCACTACATGGGCACCGGCGGGGCGATCCGCGCGCTCACCGAGGCGGGGGTGCGGGAGAAGGCCGAGCAGCTGGGTATGAAGCTCGGTTACAACGACGCACCGGGCGTGCCGATCGGGATCAGCGTGGCCGACGGCGTGATGCTCTACGGCTCCTACGAGGATCTGCACCTCGACATCTGGGGCCCCCGCCAGGGCAAGTCCACGTCCCGGGTGATCCCGGCGATCCTGGCGGCGATCGGCCCGGTGCTGTCCACCTCGAACAAGCGCGACGTGGTCGACGCCACCCGCGACGTGCGCGAGGCCAAGGGCAGCCCCACCTTCGTGTTCGATCCGCAGGGGGTGGCCGACGAGAGCCCGAGCTGGTACTGGAATCCGCTCGACTGGGTGGACGCCCACCACGAGGGCTGCGAGATGCGGGCGCAACGCCTGGCCGGGCACTTCGCCGACGCCGACAACGGCGGGGACTCCAAGAAGGACGAGTTCTTCGACCCCGAGGCCGAAGACCTGCTCGCCGCGCTGTTCCTGGCCGCGGCGCTCGGCCGCGAACCGATCGTGAAGGTGTGGGAATGGGTCACCAACCCCGTCGACACCGAACCGATCGAGTTGCTGCGCAACGCCGGTCACGACCTGATGGCCTCCGGCCTGGCCATGCAGTACAACGCCGATCCGCGCACCCGCAGCGGCATCTTCGGCACCGCCAAGAAGATGGTGCGCTGCCTGCAACTCACCAACGTGCACAGCTGGATCCTGCCCGGCACGGACCCGCAGACCGGTCTGCCGCGCAGGCAGTTCGACGAGCTGGAGTTCATCGAGCGCAACGGCACCCTGTACTGCCTGTCGCTGGAGGGCCGCGGCTCGGCCGCGCCGCTGGTGAGCGCCCTGACCGAGGCCGTGATCGACGTGGCCATGCGCAAGGCATCCCGCTCCCGCGGCGGTCGTCTGCCGATCCCGCTGCTCGCCGTGCTCGACGAGGCCGCCAACGTGGTGCGCTGGAAGGACCTGCCCAAGCAGTACAGCCACTTCGGCTCCCGCGGCATCGTGGTGATGACGGTCCTGCAGTCCTGGGCGCAGGGCGCGCGCTGCTGGGGAGACGCGGGCATGCTCGCGCTGTGGTCGGCGGCCAACATCAAGGTGCTCGGCAGCGGCGTGGACGACATGAACTTCCTGCGCGACCGCTCGGAGGCCATCGGTGAATACGATTCGATCTCGGCGTCGGTCTCCGAATCCAAAGGCGGCAAGAGCTATTCGCGGTCGCTGTCGTCGTCGAAGACCTTCAGTGTCAACGCGCTGACCACCCTGCCGCGCGGTCGCGCCATCGTGTTCACCTCCGGCCAGCCCGCGGTGCTGGTGCGCACCGTGCCGTGGTGGGAGGGCGAGTACGCCGCCGAGGTGAAGAAGTCCATCGCGCAACACGATCCGCAGCGCAAGACCGAGATCGGCGACGTGATCGGCTCGCCCGCGCTGGTGAAGAAGGACGTCCCGCCGCCGCCCGACCTGCGCAAGGGCGATGTCGAGGAGGTCCGGCCCCTGTGA
- a CDS encoding DUF4913 domain-containing protein, whose translation MNQHLPGPPRPEKTVYDGVVEFVENYLSLVYRRQVTDISETVWCPEWWKHAEAAVRLEALWRAWEHLRMDPATGLSVWFLDHADPHMTKLFDPRGPFKYCSVRNGHKDMLNPLPLKSPVQGQFDQPAPDDYEYRNQA comes from the coding sequence ATGAACCAGCACCTGCCCGGGCCGCCGCGGCCGGAGAAGACGGTCTACGACGGCGTCGTGGAGTTCGTCGAGAACTATCTGAGTCTCGTCTACCGCCGTCAGGTCACCGACATCAGCGAGACCGTCTGGTGCCCCGAATGGTGGAAGCACGCCGAAGCGGCGGTGCGGCTCGAGGCGCTCTGGCGTGCGTGGGAGCACCTGCGGATGGATCCGGCGACGGGCCTGAGCGTGTGGTTCCTCGACCACGCCGACCCGCACATGACCAAGCTGTTCGATCCGCGCGGGCCGTTCAAGTACTGCAGCGTCCGCAACGGGCACAAGGACATGCTGAACCCGCTGCCGCTGAAATCGCCGGTGCAGGGCCAGTTCGATCAGCCCGCCCCGGACGACTACGAATACCGCAACCAGGCCTGA
- a CDS encoding peptidylprolyl isomerase produces the protein MPSNEQRRAAAKRKLERQLANRAERARKRKRLTIAGSVLGVVVVAAAATGVYLLTKGEEPDTAAASETPEASLSAAAPPAATPKPELVNCTYTDSPEPAAKPVQKPTKTEGIPTTGGDATVSVSVETNQGPLGLTLNNAESPCTVNSFVSLATQGFFDGTDCHRMTADATLKVLQCGDPTGTGKGGPGYVFGNEYPTDQYAEGDPMAMEAIAYKRGTLAMANAGPGTNGSQFFLVYGDSQLPPQYTIFGTVDENSMATLDKIAALGQDDSNGPGDGKPTSPVTIQSVRLD, from the coding sequence GTGCCGAGCAATGAACAGCGACGGGCGGCGGCCAAGCGGAAGCTGGAGCGGCAGCTGGCCAACCGGGCCGAGCGGGCACGCAAGCGCAAGCGTCTGACGATCGCCGGCTCCGTGCTCGGCGTCGTGGTCGTCGCCGCGGCGGCCACCGGCGTCTACCTCCTCACCAAGGGCGAGGAGCCCGACACCGCCGCCGCCTCGGAGACCCCCGAGGCCTCGCTGTCGGCCGCCGCGCCGCCCGCCGCCACGCCCAAGCCGGAGCTGGTGAACTGCACCTACACCGACAGCCCCGAGCCCGCGGCGAAGCCGGTGCAGAAGCCGACCAAGACCGAGGGCATTCCGACCACCGGCGGCGACGCGACGGTGAGCGTGAGCGTGGAGACCAACCAGGGACCGCTGGGCCTGACGCTGAACAACGCCGAGTCGCCGTGCACGGTGAACAGCTTCGTCAGCCTGGCCACGCAGGGCTTCTTCGACGGCACCGACTGCCACCGGATGACCGCCGACGCCACGCTGAAGGTGCTGCAGTGCGGTGATCCCACCGGCACCGGCAAGGGCGGGCCCGGCTACGTCTTCGGCAACGAGTACCCCACCGATCAGTACGCCGAGGGCGACCCGATGGCGATGGAGGCGATCGCCTACAAGCGCGGCACCCTGGCCATGGCCAACGCCGGCCCCGGTACCAACGGCAGCCAGTTCTTCCTCGTCTACGGCGACTCGCAGCTGCCGCCGCAGTACACCATCTTCGGCACGGTCGACGAGAACAGCATGGCGACCCTGGACAAGATCGCCGCACTCGGCCAGGACGACAGCAACGGTCCCGGTGACGGCAAGCCGACCAGCCCGGTCACGATCCAGTCGGTGCGCCTGGACTGA
- the hisS gene encoding histidine--tRNA ligase, with translation MTKTSSFSAPKGVPDYVPPGSAEFVAVRDALLRAARLAGYGHIELPIFEDTGLFARGVGESTDVVTKEMYTFADRGERSVTLRPEGTAGVMRAVIEHGLDRGQLPVKLVYSGPFFRYERPQAGRYRQLQQVGVEAIGVDDPALDAEVIAIADAGFRSLGLDGFRLELTSLGDDTCRPRYRELLQEFLFGLPLDEETRRRAELNPLRVLDDKRPEVRELLADAPLMIDHLSESAKAHFEQVLGHLDALGVPYVVNPRMVRGLDYYTKTTFEFVHDGLGAQSGIGGGGRYDGLMAQLGGQPLSGIGFGLGVDRTMLALQAEGKSAGDPARCDVFGVPLGEAAKQRMVVLAAQLRAAGVRVDLAYGGRGVKGAMKAADRSGARYTLVLGDRDLAEDTIGVKDMSTGDQRQVPLGEVVGVLRAELG, from the coding sequence GTGACCAAGACCAGCAGCTTCTCCGCCCCGAAGGGGGTACCGGACTACGTGCCACCCGGCTCGGCCGAGTTCGTCGCGGTGCGCGACGCGCTCCTGCGGGCCGCCCGACTGGCCGGGTACGGGCATATCGAGCTGCCGATCTTCGAGGACACCGGCCTGTTCGCGCGCGGCGTCGGCGAGTCCACCGACGTGGTGACCAAGGAGATGTACACCTTCGCCGATCGCGGCGAGCGCAGCGTCACGCTGCGGCCGGAGGGCACCGCGGGCGTGATGCGCGCGGTCATCGAGCACGGTCTCGACCGTGGCCAGCTGCCCGTCAAGCTGGTCTACTCCGGTCCCTTCTTCCGCTACGAACGCCCGCAGGCGGGCCGCTACCGGCAGTTGCAGCAGGTGGGCGTGGAGGCGATCGGCGTCGACGATCCGGCGCTGGACGCCGAGGTCATCGCCATCGCCGACGCGGGCTTCCGTTCGCTGGGCCTGGACGGGTTCCGGCTGGAGCTGACCTCGTTGGGCGACGACACCTGCCGCCCGCGCTACCGCGAGCTGCTACAGGAGTTCCTGTTCGGGCTGCCACTCGACGAGGAGACCCGCCGTCGCGCCGAGCTCAACCCGCTGCGCGTGCTCGACGACAAGCGCCCGGAGGTGCGGGAGCTGCTCGCCGACGCGCCGCTGATGATCGACCACCTCTCCGAATCGGCCAAGGCCCACTTCGAGCAGGTGCTCGGCCACCTCGACGCGCTGGGCGTGCCGTATGTGGTGAACCCGCGGATGGTGCGCGGCCTGGACTACTACACCAAGACCACCTTCGAGTTCGTGCACGACGGCCTCGGCGCGCAGTCCGGCATCGGCGGCGGCGGCCGCTACGACGGGCTGATGGCCCAGCTCGGTGGCCAGCCGCTGTCGGGCATCGGCTTCGGGCTCGGCGTCGACCGCACCATGCTGGCCTTGCAGGCCGAGGGCAAATCGGCGGGCGACCCGGCGCGCTGCGACGTCTTCGGGGTGCCGCTCGGTGAGGCCGCCAAGCAGCGAATGGTGGTGCTGGCCGCCCAGCTGCGCGCCGCCGGCGTGCGGGTCGACCTCGCCTACGGCGGTCGGGGTGTCAAGGGTGCGATGAAGGCGGCCGACCGCTCCGGCGCCCGCTACACCCTGGTGCTGGGCGACCGGGATCTGGCCGAGGACACCATCGGCGTCAAGGACATGAGCACCGGGGACCAGCGGCAGGTGCCGCTGGGCGAGGTCGTCGGCGTGCTGCGCGCCGAACTCGGATAG
- a CDS encoding malate dehydrogenase, which translates to MSTADRTAPVTVTVTGAAGQIAYGLLFRIASGAMLGPHTPIRLRLLEIPAAVASLEGVAMELEDGAFPLLEAIDISDDPWTGFAGANVALLVGARPRTAGMERADLLAANGPIFTDQGQAINAVAADDVKVLVVGNPANTNAFIAMSNAPDVPAERFTAMTRLDHNRAIAQLAKKTGAPATEIHRIAVWGNHSATQYPDLTHATVAGRPARELVDEQWLREDFIPTVQQRGTAIIQARGASSAASAASAAIDHIHDWVLGTPAGEWTSMAVPSDGSYGVPDGLISSFPVTCADGAYRIVEGLEVDAFSRERIDASVAELAAEREAVVELGFAKG; encoded by the coding sequence GTGAGCACCGCCGACCGCACCGCCCCCGTGACCGTCACCGTGACCGGTGCCGCCGGGCAGATCGCCTACGGCCTGCTGTTCCGCATCGCCTCCGGGGCCATGCTCGGCCCGCACACGCCGATCCGGCTGCGGCTGTTGGAGATTCCCGCCGCCGTCGCCTCGCTGGAGGGGGTGGCGATGGAGCTGGAGGACGGCGCGTTCCCGCTGCTGGAGGCCATCGACATCAGCGACGACCCGTGGACCGGCTTCGCCGGGGCGAACGTGGCGCTGCTGGTCGGCGCCCGGCCGCGCACCGCGGGCATGGAGCGTGCCGACCTGCTGGCCGCCAACGGCCCGATCTTCACCGACCAGGGCCAGGCGATCAACGCCGTCGCCGCCGACGACGTGAAGGTGCTCGTCGTCGGCAATCCCGCCAACACCAACGCGTTCATCGCGATGAGCAACGCACCCGACGTACCCGCCGAACGGTTCACCGCGATGACCCGCCTCGACCACAACCGCGCCATCGCGCAGCTGGCGAAGAAGACCGGCGCACCGGCGACCGAGATCCATCGGATCGCGGTGTGGGGCAACCACTCCGCCACCCAGTACCCCGACCTCACGCACGCCACGGTCGCGGGCCGCCCGGCGCGCGAGCTGGTCGACGAGCAGTGGCTGCGCGAGGACTTCATCCCCACCGTGCAGCAGCGCGGCACCGCGATCATCCAGGCGCGCGGTGCCTCCTCGGCCGCCAGCGCGGCCAGCGCCGCCATCGACCACATCCACGACTGGGTGCTCGGCACCCCGGCGGGGGAGTGGACCTCGATGGCGGTGCCCTCGGACGGGTCCTACGGTGTGCCGGACGGGCTGATCAGCTCGTTCCCGGTGACCTGCGCCGACGGTGCCTACCGGATCGTCGAGGGACTCGAGGTCGACGCGTTCTCGCGCGAGCGCATCGATGCCTCGGTCGCCGAGCTGGCCGCCGAACGCGAGGCGGTGGTGGAGCTCGGCTTCGCCAAGGGCTGA
- a CDS encoding 2-oxoacid:ferredoxin oxidoreductase subunit beta, with protein sequence MTIVDSSLIGADLGLTGVSGVPAADAPQKVKDFTSDQEVRWCPGCGDYVILATVRGFLAELGLRRENLMFVSGIGCSSRFPYYLDAYGIHSIHGRAPAIATGLAVTRPDLSVWVVTGDGDALSIGGNHLIHALRRNVNMTILLFNNRIYGLTKGQYSPTSEQGKVTKSTPMGSVDHPFNTLSVALGAEATFAARALDSDRPGLTEVLRAAATHRGTSFVEILQDCPIFNDGSFDVLRKENAAQHLIPVRHGMPITFGADGEFAVVRSGFGLAVARTAEVAEADIVVHDAHTDDPEYAYALSRLGDQELTHVVTGVFRSVARPTYDDTVRAQNAAAAEQAPVQADSLQRLLNGPETWTVR encoded by the coding sequence ATGACCATCGTGGACAGCTCGCTGATCGGTGCCGACCTCGGCCTCACCGGCGTCTCCGGCGTGCCCGCCGCCGACGCCCCGCAGAAGGTCAAGGACTTCACCTCCGACCAGGAGGTGCGCTGGTGTCCCGGCTGCGGCGACTACGTCATCCTCGCGACCGTGCGCGGGTTCCTGGCCGAGCTGGGCCTGCGCCGGGAGAACCTGATGTTCGTCTCCGGGATCGGCTGCTCGAGCCGGTTCCCGTACTACCTGGACGCCTACGGCATCCACTCCATCCACGGCCGCGCACCCGCCATCGCCACCGGGCTCGCGGTGACCAGGCCGGATCTGTCGGTGTGGGTCGTCACCGGCGACGGGGACGCGCTCTCGATCGGCGGCAACCACCTCATCCACGCCCTGCGCCGCAACGTCAACATGACGATCCTGTTGTTCAACAACCGGATCTACGGGCTCACCAAGGGCCAGTACTCGCCCACCTCCGAGCAGGGCAAGGTCACCAAGTCCACGCCGATGGGCTCAGTGGATCACCCGTTCAACACCCTGTCGGTGGCGCTGGGCGCCGAGGCCACCTTCGCCGCGCGGGCGCTCGACTCCGACCGCCCGGGGCTCACCGAGGTCCTGCGGGCGGCCGCCACCCATCGGGGCACCTCGTTCGTGGAGATCCTGCAGGACTGCCCGATCTTCAACGACGGCTCGTTCGACGTGCTGCGCAAGGAGAACGCCGCGCAACACCTGATCCCGGTGCGCCACGGCATGCCGATCACCTTCGGCGCCGACGGCGAATTCGCGGTCGTCCGTAGCGGTTTCGGGCTCGCGGTGGCGCGCACGGCCGAGGTCGCCGAGGCCGACATCGTGGTGCACGACGCCCACACCGACGACCCGGAGTACGCCTACGCGCTGTCCCGATTGGGTGATCAGGAGCTGACCCATGTGGTGACGGGAGTGTTCCGCAGCGTCGCGCGTCCGACCTACGACGACACGGTACGTGCCCAGAACGCCGCCGCCGCCGAACAGGCTCCGGTGCAAGCGGATTCGCTGCAACGCCTGCTCAACGGCCCGGAGACCTGGACGGTGCGGTAG
- a CDS encoding 2-oxoacid:acceptor oxidoreductase subunit alpha: MDPQDNGRPQGIESGAAAATSAAARAKPDATPLDKVVIRFAGDSGDGMQLTGDRFTHEAAAFGNDLATQPNFPAEIRAPQGTLPGVSSFQIQIADYDVLTAGDQPDVLVAMNPAALKANLADLPRGGTVIVNTDEFTKRTLAKVGYPGDPLTDGSLADFVVHQVPMTSLTLAATEPTGVGKKDGQRAKNMFALGLLSWMYGRPIGGTERFLREKFAAKPEIAEANVLAFRAGWNYGETTESFAITYEIAPAALPPGTYRQITGNTALAYGLVTAGQLAGLPVFLGTYPITPASDILHELSKHKNFGVTTFQAEDEIAGIGAALGASLGGALGVTSTSGPGLALKSETIGLAVMTELPLVIVDVQRGGPSTGLPTKTEQADLLQALHGRNGESPVAVLAPRSPADCFATAVEAARIALTYRTPVLLLSDGAIANGSEPWSIPDVASLDRIDPAFEPEAGDDAPAFQPYARDPETLARPLAVPGTAGRAHRIGGLEKADGSGDISYDPANHELMVRLRQAKIDGIAVPDVAVDDPDGRAELLLIGWGSSYGPIGEACRRARRRGVPVAQAHLRHLNPLPGNLGEVLRRYRTVVAPEMNGGQLAMLLRAKYLVDVKPWTKIAGTAFSAAELVGVIDAALDGSIEELEQDKAFTARARATYLGSTR, translated from the coding sequence ATGGATCCGCAGGACAACGGCAGGCCTCAGGGCATCGAGAGTGGCGCAGCGGCAGCGACATCCGCCGCCGCTCGGGCGAAACCGGACGCCACCCCCTTGGACAAGGTCGTGATCCGCTTCGCCGGTGACTCCGGTGACGGCATGCAGCTGACCGGCGACCGCTTCACCCACGAGGCCGCCGCCTTCGGCAACGATCTGGCGACCCAGCCCAACTTCCCCGCCGAGATCCGCGCGCCGCAGGGCACGCTACCTGGCGTCTCCTCCTTCCAGATCCAGATCGCCGACTACGACGTGCTCACCGCGGGCGATCAGCCCGACGTGCTGGTGGCGATGAACCCGGCCGCGCTGAAGGCCAATCTCGCGGACCTGCCACGCGGCGGCACCGTCATCGTCAACACCGACGAGTTCACCAAGCGCACGCTGGCCAAGGTCGGCTATCCCGGCGACCCGCTCACCGACGGCTCGCTGGCCGACTTCGTGGTCCACCAGGTGCCGATGACCTCGCTGACGCTGGCCGCGACCGAACCGACCGGCGTGGGCAAGAAGGACGGCCAGCGGGCCAAGAACATGTTCGCGCTCGGGCTGCTCTCGTGGATGTACGGCAGGCCGATCGGGGGCACCGAACGGTTCCTGCGGGAGAAGTTCGCCGCCAAGCCCGAGATCGCCGAGGCCAACGTGCTGGCCTTCCGGGCGGGATGGAACTACGGCGAGACCACCGAGTCGTTCGCGATCACCTACGAGATCGCCCCGGCCGCCCTGCCGCCGGGCACCTACCGCCAGATCACCGGTAACACCGCGCTGGCCTACGGACTGGTCACGGCCGGGCAGCTGGCGGGTCTGCCGGTCTTCCTCGGCACCTACCCGATCACCCCGGCCTCGGACATCCTGCACGAGCTGAGCAAGCACAAGAACTTCGGCGTGACCACCTTCCAGGCCGAGGACGAGATCGCCGGGATCGGCGCCGCGCTCGGCGCGTCACTGGGTGGCGCGCTCGGCGTGACCAGCACGTCCGGGCCCGGGCTCGCGCTGAAGAGCGAGACCATCGGTCTGGCGGTGATGACCGAGCTGCCGCTGGTGATCGTCGACGTGCAGCGCGGCGGTCCGTCCACCGGCCTGCCCACCAAGACCGAACAGGCCGATCTGTTGCAGGCACTGCACGGGCGCAACGGCGAGTCCCCGGTCGCGGTGCTGGCCCCGCGCTCGCCCGCCGACTGCTTCGCCACCGCGGTCGAGGCGGCCCGGATCGCCCTCACCTACCGCACCCCGGTACTGCTGCTCTCCGACGGCGCCATCGCCAACGGCTCCGAGCCGTGGTCCATCCCCGATGTCGCGTCCCTCGACCGCATCGACCCCGCCTTCGAGCCGGAGGCCGGCGACGACGCACCCGCCTTCCAGCCCTACGCCCGCGACCCGGAGACGCTGGCCCGCCCGCTGGCCGTGCCGGGCACCGCGGGCCGCGCGCACCGCATCGGTGGGCTGGAGAAGGCCGACGGCAGCGGCGACATCTCCTACGATCCGGCCAACCACGAGCTGATGGTGCGGCTGCGACAGGCCAAGATCGACGGCATCGCGGTGCCCGACGTGGCGGTGGACGACCCCGATGGACGGGCGGAATTGCTGCTCATCGGCTGGGGCAGCTCCTACGGTCCGATCGGCGAGGCCTGTCGCCGCGCCCGCAGGCGGGGTGTGCCGGTGGCCCAGGCCCACCTGCGCCACCTCAATCCGCTGCCCGGCAATCTCGGCGAGGTGCTGCGCCGGTATCGCACGGTGGTCGCCCCGGAGATGAACGGCGGCCAGCTGGCGATGCTGCTGCGCGCGAAGTACCTGGTGGACGTGAAACCGTGGACCAAGATCGCCGGGACCGCGTTCTCCGCGGCCGAGCTGGTCGGCGTCATCGACGCCGCGCTGGACGGCTCGATCGAGGAACTCGAGCAGGACAAAGCCTTCACCGCCCGCGCACGGGCCACGTATCTGGGGAGCACTCGATGA